The Gossypium hirsutum isolate 1008001.06 chromosome A03, Gossypium_hirsutum_v2.1, whole genome shotgun sequence genome contains the following window.
gccaagttcagtaagtgcgagttctggttacaaGAGGTAACATTCctaggccatgtggtatctgctgaaggGGTTAGGGTTGATCCTAGAAAAATTGAGGTTGTTCTAGATTGGAAGCCGCCTAAGACGAtatctgagattcgaagttttctgtgtctggcagggtattatagactGTTTGTTGAGGGGATTtcattgattgctgcacctctgactaaattGTTACGTAAGGGTGTGCCATTTAACTGGGCTGATGCGCAACAGGAGAGTTTGAGAAGCTTTAGAATGTTTTAACTGAGGCCCTTATCTTGATACAGCCGGAGAGTAGGAAAGAGTTTACTGTTTACTATTTATAGcgatgcatcacacgttggtttgggttgtatgttgatgcaagagggtgaCGTGGTAGCATATGCATCTCACTAGCTTAAGAT
Protein-coding sequences here:
- the LOC107960570 gene encoding uncharacterized mitochondrial protein AtMg00860-like; this encodes MVFIDDILMYSRIEDDQDVHIRVVLQILKKKQLYAKFSKCEFWLQEVTFLGHVVSAEGVRVDPRKIEVVLDWKPPKTISEIRSFLCLAGYYRLFVEGISLIAAPLTKLLRKGVPFNWADAQQESLRSFRMF